Below is a genomic region from Candidatus Poribacteria bacterium.
TCGCCTCCAATTCCGCGCCTACGTCCATGAGGGCATTACGCCGGAGGCGGAGGTCGAATCCCACTATCAGTGTTACGCCAATCCACCGACAGCTGAAATTTGCACATAGTAAAGAGACCACCCGAAATTAAGGAGAAAACAATGAAATATCGCTTCGCTGAAATGATCTGGTACGAAACCAAAGAGGCTGCCGAACAAGACCGTGTTGCCGTCCTCCCTGTTGCGACGTACGAAGACCACGGTCCCCACCTCCCTGTTGATACGGATGTCGTCCTTTGTACGGGCATCTGTGAACGCGCCGTGGCGCGTATCCCATCGGAGGCGTTGCTTGCGCCGCCGGTCCCGCACGGCTACAGTCCACACCACATGGATTTTCACGGAACACTCACCATCGGCTGGGACACCTTTATCAAGTATGTTAGGGATGTCTGTTGCAGCCTTGCCCATCACGGATTCAAGCGAATCCTCATTGTCAACGGTCACGGGAGCAATGCCTCTCCCCTCGACCTCGCAGCGCGGTTAACGAATATCGAATATGAAGGGCAGATCCTCTGCGGTTCAGTGAACCATTTTAAGGATGTCGGTGCCGAGGTCCGGGATTCTGAGTATGGTGGGACATCACACGGAGGAGAATATGAAACTGCCCTCTATCTCGCCTTAAAACCGGATCTGGTCGATATGAGTCGGGCGGTCGATGAAAGGTCGCCGTTGCCGCCGAGTTTCAAAACGGATCTGCTTGCGGGTACACATCCCCAAGGGTCGGCTGCACGTTTGATACCCTACTGGAGTTCGCAGACCGCGAGCGGCGTGTTAGGCGATGCGACCAAAGCCACCGTGGAAAAAGGAGAGAAGTTCTTGGAGGCAGCAACGGAAGGACTGATTGAGTTGATACGTGAATTGAGGGGAACGGAAATTCCACCCCGCCGTGACCAGCACGAACATCACATATCAAGAAAAACCGCATGGACGTAGAAATTATTCGGCAAGCCCCCTCGGCTTGGATAGGCATATCCAAGTCTCGGACTCTCGGAACGGAGCCATCTTAGGGGGCTGCAGTGGTGTAGGTTGGGGTTCACTAAAATCCCAGCAGGGCGAATCTTTAGGCAGATCGCTTCAGTAGAACCGACGGCACCGGCCGTTCCCCCAACGTAAACGCTTCACCCTCTCCAGTCGCCTCAAATCCCAATGACTCAAACAGGGATTGCTTGTCCTCATCTTCGACCGAGAGCATTCCGCACCACTCCGTCGCCCCACGATTCGCACCCCAATCCATGGCTGCCTGTATCAAATCCCCCCAAGCATCCAAACAACACTGATGCGTAAAACCATCCACATGGCACACGCCCGTCCCATCAAGGCGTGCTGTCGCCAGTCCAATCAGATGACCGCTGTTCGTCTGTGCCCCAAACCAAGTGCCACTCTGCTGTTGGACAAGTGCATCATATTTCGGATACAACCCCATACAGGACGACTGCACCGCATAGCGCGTCGAAAATATGCCCGCGTTGGCGTCTAACACCTGCCAGTCATGCGGACAAACGATCAGCGGAATCATAGGGATCCGTTGTGCCCACGTGCCCGGTACGATGGTGGTTTGTCCCTCCGCTTCCCTGAAGTAGTCCACCAGAAACGCCTCCGGCGAACTGCCAGATTCGATCAGTGCCATCACGTTAGCACCGGCGAGTTTCCGCCAACCGAGCCGATAATATATCCGTGCCGCCGCAGGGTTGCCTGTACCGAGAAAAAACGCCTCACCACCCTGCCCCCGAAAATCGTCGCGAGCGACTTCGCAGAGCTGGGCAGCGATTCCCTGACGCCGAAACGCAGGTGGTGTCGCCACCTCTCCCAATCCGCCCAATCGCGGTGCTGCCTTGCCAACGGTGAGATGGGAGGTGCCTGCTAAGTCTTCA
It encodes:
- a CDS encoding GNAT family N-acetyltransferase, whose amino-acid sequence is MDFTRINVPLPEGLIPELTAFWEEIFETSYEDFKPIFAGDEIEDNEDILYLMRQGEDLAGTSHLTVGKAAPRLGGLGEVATPPAFRRQGIAAQLCEVARDDFRGQGGEAFFLGTGNPAAARIYYRLGWRKLAGANVMALIESGSSPEAFLVDYFREAEGQTTIVPGTWAQRIPMIPLIVCPHDWQVLDANAGIFSTRYAVQSSCMGLYPKYDALVQQQSGTWFGAQTNSGHLIGLATARLDGTGVCHVDGFTHQCCLDAWGDLIQAAMDWGANRGATEWCGMLSVEDEDKQSLFESLGFEATGEGEAFTLGERPVPSVLLKRSA
- a CDS encoding creatininase family protein, encoding MKYRFAEMIWYETKEAAEQDRVAVLPVATYEDHGPHLPVDTDVVLCTGICERAVARIPSEALLAPPVPHGYSPHHMDFHGTLTIGWDTFIKYVRDVCCSLAHHGFKRILIVNGHGSNASPLDLAARLTNIEYEGQILCGSVNHFKDVGAEVRDSEYGGTSHGGEYETALYLALKPDLVDMSRAVDERSPLPPSFKTDLLAGTHPQGSAARLIPYWSSQTASGVLGDATKATVEKGEKFLEAATEGLIELIRELRGTEIPPRRDQHEHHISRKTAWT